Proteins from a genomic interval of Rhodococcoides fascians A25f:
- a CDS encoding adenylate/guanylate cyclase domain-containing protein, protein MSDVILWIVAGVELAAIIALGVVLIVSRRKLKHTRRALDRALESQQRRKRRGLVPFAIRTAFHTTDLLINKGFGATVRNSVEDLAGWAKVERPDLARMTADGDIVVMFSDIEGSTARNEELGDRGWVKLLEKHNKLIRKHVDDHGGHVVKSQGDGYMIAFSDPAQAVRCGVKVQEALLENPDRWDRIRVRMGVHVGSSVRRGDDLFGLNVAMAARVAGQADGGEILVSEPVRNAIGAAHDLSLGTPRDVELKGMSGSFQLYPVTLPVLPAAEVALNE, encoded by the coding sequence ATGAGCGACGTGATCCTGTGGATAGTTGCCGGAGTAGAGCTCGCCGCCATCATCGCACTCGGTGTGGTCCTGATCGTCTCGCGCCGAAAGTTGAAGCACACGCGCCGAGCACTCGACCGCGCTCTCGAATCCCAGCAACGCCGTAAGCGACGCGGCCTGGTTCCCTTCGCTATCAGAACCGCCTTCCACACCACGGACTTGCTCATCAACAAGGGCTTCGGCGCAACGGTCCGCAACTCAGTCGAGGATCTCGCCGGCTGGGCGAAGGTGGAACGCCCCGATCTGGCACGCATGACCGCCGACGGCGACATCGTGGTGATGTTCTCCGACATCGAGGGGTCGACCGCACGCAACGAGGAACTGGGCGACCGCGGCTGGGTGAAACTGCTCGAGAAGCACAACAAGCTGATCCGCAAACACGTCGACGACCACGGCGGTCACGTGGTGAAGAGCCAGGGCGACGGATACATGATCGCTTTCTCCGACCCAGCGCAGGCGGTGCGCTGCGGAGTGAAGGTGCAGGAAGCGCTCTTGGAGAACCCCGATCGGTGGGACCGCATCCGCGTCCGCATGGGCGTGCACGTGGGCAGTTCGGTGCGACGCGGCGACGACCTCTTCGGACTCAACGTGGCCATGGCAGCACGCGTCGCAGGACAGGCCGATGGCGGTGAGATTTTGGTCAGCGAACCGGTGCGCAATGCAATCGGCGCGGCGCATGATCTGAGTCTCGGAACGCCCCGCGACGTCGAACTCAAGGGAATGAGCGGAAGTTTCCAGTTGTATCCGGTGACGCTGCCGGTGTTGCCGGCTGCCGAGGTCGCCCTGAACGAATGA
- a CDS encoding GlxA family transcriptional regulator: protein MRIALYVFDGITMFHLAAPLMVFGEVTRLGLAADWVTRVWSDEAGSIRTEEGFPVGEIAGPDTVAWADIVIVTSWPESLPHIGTDFSNALRRAHTRGAEIAGLCLGSFAVADTGLLAGRPAVTHWTKMTELRERNAHAGVDESVLYIDHGDVMTSAGTASSIDSCLHIVRKHLGSAAATRVARSLVVAPHRDGGQAQYIERPVIAASGDTAIADVQSWALERLDEPMPIERLAEHARMSRRSFIRQFQLETGSTPARWVLDKRLEEARSLLETTDRSIENIAALCGFGSTVTLRQNFRSAFAVTPTAYRRQFAVGCAPTGAVDRQG from the coding sequence ATGCGCATCGCGCTCTATGTGTTCGATGGCATCACGATGTTCCACCTCGCTGCGCCGTTGATGGTGTTCGGCGAGGTGACCCGACTCGGGCTCGCCGCGGACTGGGTGACGCGAGTGTGGTCCGACGAAGCCGGTTCGATCCGCACCGAGGAGGGGTTTCCGGTCGGTGAGATCGCAGGGCCCGATACCGTCGCCTGGGCCGATATCGTCATCGTGACATCGTGGCCGGAGTCGTTGCCTCACATAGGCACTGACTTCTCGAACGCACTCCGCAGAGCACATACGCGAGGCGCAGAGATCGCGGGCCTGTGCCTCGGTTCGTTCGCCGTCGCAGACACCGGGCTACTCGCAGGCCGCCCCGCAGTCACACACTGGACCAAGATGACCGAGCTGCGGGAGCGAAATGCACACGCCGGCGTCGACGAGTCGGTTCTCTACATCGACCACGGAGACGTGATGACCTCTGCGGGAACCGCGTCATCGATCGATTCCTGTCTGCACATAGTCCGCAAGCACCTCGGTTCGGCTGCCGCCACGCGTGTGGCGCGCAGCCTGGTGGTCGCACCCCATCGCGACGGTGGTCAGGCGCAGTACATCGAACGGCCGGTCATCGCGGCATCCGGCGATACCGCGATAGCCGACGTACAGAGCTGGGCACTCGAGCGACTCGACGAGCCCATGCCCATCGAGCGACTGGCCGAACACGCGCGCATGAGCCGACGCAGCTTCATCCGTCAGTTCCAGCTCGAGACGGGGTCCACGCCGGCCCGCTGGGTGTTGGACAAACGACTCGAGGAAGCGCGAAGCCTGCTCGAAACGACCGATCGCAGTATCGAGAACATCGCTGCCCTGTGCGGATTCGGCAGCACCGTCACTCTGCGTCAGAACTTCCGCTCGGCATTCGCGGTGACACCGACGGCATATCGACGGCAATTCGCCGTCGGTTGTGCGCCCACAGGTGCGGTCGACAGGCAAGGATGA
- a CDS encoding isochorismatase family protein, with protein sequence MTAPRRALIVIDVQQEYFEGVLQIQYPPRDESLANIVRAIEAAVAQELPVAIVQHEMPEGAPAFVKGTPTYELHPDIQAVVQPSFERVEKKYSSVFAGTGVAKWLQGNNIDTVTIVGYMTNNCDLASSADAEALDLTVEILSDATGAINLSNEAGTVSAEQLHKALMVLLQSNFAAVASTGQWIDAVKGGTALTASNLVVSAAQGNDAVA encoded by the coding sequence ATGACCGCACCGCGCAGGGCACTCATCGTCATCGACGTCCAGCAGGAGTACTTCGAGGGAGTGCTGCAGATCCAGTACCCGCCGCGAGACGAGTCGTTGGCCAACATCGTCCGCGCCATCGAAGCGGCTGTGGCGCAGGAACTTCCCGTTGCGATCGTGCAGCACGAGATGCCCGAGGGCGCACCGGCCTTCGTGAAGGGCACCCCGACATACGAGCTGCACCCCGATATTCAGGCCGTCGTGCAGCCGTCCTTCGAGCGGGTCGAGAAGAAGTACAGCAGCGTGTTCGCTGGAACCGGCGTCGCGAAGTGGTTGCAGGGCAACAACATCGACACTGTCACGATCGTCGGCTACATGACCAACAACTGCGACCTCGCCTCCAGTGCCGACGCCGAGGCGCTGGACCTGACCGTCGAGATCCTGTCCGACGCCACCGGCGCGATCAACCTCTCCAACGAGGCGGGCACCGTCTCGGCCGAGCAACTGCACAAGGCTCTGATGGTGCTCCTTCAGTCGAACTTCGCGGCGGTAGCGTCGACAGGTCAGTGGATCGACGCCGTCAAGGGTGGAACAGCTCTGACGGCAAGCAATTTGGTGGTCTCGGCAGCTCAGGGTAACGACGCAGTGGCCTGA
- a CDS encoding EVE domain-containing protein, translating to MTVRAITDHTLGAWVIKCNPHKTDLAPMVEAGRAHEHWCVADNYRTRLMAPGQPVLFWVSSHPRRGIWGAGRLTGTPVPGPQWKVSTNITLFDEPILASDIRSIEELSMLEVFRSPQQSNPSWVDASAWAVIRQMLPLE from the coding sequence GTGACCGTACGGGCGATTACCGACCACACGCTCGGTGCGTGGGTGATCAAGTGCAATCCGCACAAGACCGATCTGGCACCGATGGTCGAAGCCGGACGTGCTCACGAGCACTGGTGCGTCGCCGACAACTACCGAACGCGTCTGATGGCACCCGGGCAACCCGTGCTGTTCTGGGTCAGTAGCCATCCGCGACGCGGGATCTGGGGTGCGGGTCGGTTGACCGGCACCCCGGTCCCCGGCCCGCAGTGGAAGGTCTCGACCAACATCACTCTGTTCGATGAGCCGATCCTCGCGTCGGATATTCGGTCCATCGAGGAGCTGTCGATGCTCGAGGTGTTTCGATCGCCGCAGCAATCCAACCCCTCGTGGGTCGACGCCTCCGCGTGGGCAGTGATCCGCCAGATGCTGCCTCTCGAATGA
- a CDS encoding alpha/beta fold hydrolase, with protein MTLEDEPTLHGMLDVGDGQRIYWEQRGPSDGVPAVYLHGGPGGTLNASQFRRHFDLSRVRAVGFEQRGCGRSTPHASDPSTSLATNTTAHLIADIEALRDHLGIDAWIVNGASWGSTLAVAYALAHPTRVLGIVLCAVTTTGREEVDWITEGVGAIFPEAWDRFATFAEQAGVGYGRGHGRIVDAYDRLLNSSDLALRDSASREWALWEDVHISIGTGCIRRDPRWEDDQFRLALRAADGALLVARRVLRSASPRSCRRSTRCPGRPDPRPTRRIRTRPHCVASAPEVARIDTHRRRG; from the coding sequence ATGACACTGGAGGACGAGCCGACACTGCACGGAATGTTGGATGTAGGGGATGGTCAACGCATCTACTGGGAGCAACGGGGTCCGTCCGACGGCGTCCCGGCGGTCTACCTGCACGGCGGACCAGGCGGGACCCTGAACGCCAGTCAGTTTCGTCGACACTTCGACCTGTCCCGTGTTCGCGCAGTCGGATTCGAGCAGCGCGGGTGCGGACGGTCCACTCCGCACGCGTCGGATCCCTCGACGTCGTTGGCTACCAACACCACTGCGCACCTGATCGCCGATATCGAAGCCCTGCGTGATCACCTCGGCATCGACGCCTGGATCGTCAACGGCGCGTCCTGGGGATCAACCCTCGCCGTCGCCTACGCCCTTGCACATCCGACGCGTGTCCTCGGCATTGTCTTGTGCGCCGTCACTACGACCGGTCGTGAAGAGGTCGACTGGATCACCGAGGGCGTCGGCGCGATCTTCCCCGAGGCGTGGGATCGTTTCGCTACCTTCGCCGAGCAGGCCGGCGTCGGCTATGGCCGCGGGCACGGTCGAATCGTCGACGCCTACGACCGTCTGTTGAATTCATCCGACCTTGCACTGCGCGACAGTGCATCCCGAGAATGGGCATTGTGGGAAGACGTCCACATTTCGATCGGCACCGGCTGTATCAGACGCGATCCCAGGTGGGAGGATGACCAATTCCGGCTGGCCCTTCGTGCGGCTGACGGCGCACTACTGGTCGCACGACGGGTTCTGCGATCCGCCTCTCCTCGATCGTGCCGGCGGTCTACGCGATGTCCCGGGCGTCCTGATCCACGGCCGACGCGACGTATCCGGACCCGCCCTCACTGCGTGGCGTCTGCACCGGAAGTGGCCCGGATCGACACTCATCGTCGACGAGGGTGA
- a CDS encoding nitroreductase family protein, which produces MTSFPIVDLTPDELLTTTRTVRKRLDLTRPVPIELIKECLEIALQAPSGSNKQGWQWVVVTDPDLRARIGAIYGELFAEYQASKHSASALFADDPERASVQKRVGDSAGWLGEHMGEVPVLLIPCIQAGKTLPAGNQAGLWGSLLPAVWNYALAARARGLGTAWTTIHLAKEAEISELLGIPEGFHQGALIPTAYYTGETFKIAPRDPIETVLHVDRW; this is translated from the coding sequence GTGACTTCCTTCCCGATTGTCGATCTGACTCCCGACGAACTGCTGACCACGACGCGCACCGTCCGCAAGCGCCTGGACCTGACGCGGCCGGTGCCGATTGAGCTGATCAAGGAATGTCTCGAGATCGCGCTGCAGGCACCGTCCGGCTCGAACAAGCAGGGGTGGCAGTGGGTCGTCGTCACCGATCCTGATCTTCGTGCCCGCATCGGTGCGATCTACGGCGAACTGTTCGCCGAGTATCAGGCATCGAAGCATTCCGCTTCGGCCTTGTTCGCCGACGATCCGGAACGTGCCTCGGTGCAGAAGCGCGTCGGAGACAGTGCCGGATGGCTCGGCGAGCACATGGGTGAAGTTCCGGTGCTGCTGATTCCGTGCATCCAGGCCGGCAAGACGCTTCCGGCAGGAAACCAAGCGGGACTGTGGGGTTCGCTGCTACCTGCTGTGTGGAACTACGCATTGGCCGCACGCGCTCGTGGCCTCGGAACGGCCTGGACGACAATCCATCTCGCGAAGGAAGCCGAGATCTCCGAGCTACTCGGCATCCCCGAGGGATTCCACCAGGGTGCGCTCATTCCAACGGCGTACTACACGGGTGAGACGTTCAAGATCGCTCCGCGGGATCCGATCGAGACGGTGCTGCACGTCGATCGCTGGTAG
- a CDS encoding ABC transporter transmembrane domain-containing protein translates to MFDGVHILRRLTLATSFACCWMLFFALTPWWIGNTIDAIVASSTTVTDIVHRCAVLLAIAAGGAVAILAEERTSMLLRVECEVSLMRVLSRRTSNLGVAPSAYSAVNLGMVDISSVANGVSALARGIGGLIAVLLVGGAMLATSWQLGLVILVGAVIALISNDVVLLNYRRRQVTQRKRSDDLTQVARDIGGGARVIRGLGAAQTFLQRYAASSQALQRSGTDLSKADAQASAFRGVVSGIYKIVTVAVGAKLALSGTITVGNVVTAYGYTVFLSNPLNYIMRARQLRAAGVISQQRIEEWLADNPISHTPAVRQQDFPAALKRLESVIGASITPGAYTGVTSLDVRDWHATSLELANATFGRHQTVQIVGTEDYLFSGTLREVLTPPCDGLGDNGFEDVERQPSAVAAAMASDILAALPDGVDSDMTAGAMEFSGGERQRLRLARALSTAPEVLVLVDPTAALDVSTESAVVSRIRELRAGRTTVVLTHSVPHLVHADRVVVLGGAGDDVAAVGTHRDLLQLPEYRGLVRRLRGEA, encoded by the coding sequence GTGTTCGATGGTGTCCATATTCTGCGGCGACTGACACTGGCGACTTCTTTCGCCTGCTGCTGGATGCTGTTCTTCGCGCTAACTCCATGGTGGATCGGCAACACCATCGACGCAATTGTTGCGTCGAGTACGACCGTCACGGACATCGTGCACCGTTGTGCCGTGCTTTTGGCGATCGCCGCCGGTGGCGCGGTGGCGATACTTGCCGAAGAACGCACCAGCATGCTCCTCCGTGTCGAGTGCGAAGTCTCGCTCATGCGTGTGCTGTCGAGGCGGACGTCCAACCTGGGAGTTGCACCATCGGCATACAGCGCCGTCAACCTCGGCATGGTGGATATCAGCAGCGTCGCCAACGGGGTTTCCGCACTCGCTCGCGGCATCGGCGGGCTGATCGCGGTGCTGTTGGTCGGGGGCGCCATGCTGGCCACGTCGTGGCAGCTCGGCCTGGTAATCCTGGTCGGTGCGGTCATCGCACTGATATCGAACGATGTTGTGCTGCTGAACTATCGGCGTCGTCAGGTGACGCAACGCAAACGAAGTGACGACCTGACGCAGGTTGCCCGAGACATCGGTGGTGGTGCCAGGGTAATCCGAGGTTTGGGCGCTGCGCAGACCTTTCTACAGCGTTATGCTGCGTCGTCTCAGGCGCTTCAGCGATCCGGAACCGATCTTTCGAAAGCCGATGCGCAAGCGTCGGCATTCCGAGGGGTGGTGTCGGGAATCTATAAGATCGTCACTGTCGCCGTCGGTGCGAAGCTGGCGCTGTCGGGCACGATCACGGTGGGCAACGTCGTCACCGCATACGGGTACACCGTATTTCTGAGCAATCCGCTGAACTACATCATGCGGGCTCGTCAGCTCAGGGCAGCCGGCGTCATTTCGCAACAGCGAATCGAAGAATGGTTGGCCGACAATCCCATCAGTCATACACCCGCAGTTCGTCAGCAGGACTTCCCTGCAGCGTTGAAGCGGCTCGAGTCGGTAATCGGCGCGTCGATCACCCCAGGCGCATACACGGGCGTGACGTCGTTGGATGTGCGCGACTGGCACGCCACCAGCCTCGAACTCGCCAATGCCACCTTTGGTCGGCACCAGACGGTTCAGATCGTGGGCACCGAAGATTATTTGTTCTCCGGAACGTTGCGTGAAGTACTTACTCCACCATGTGACGGTCTGGGCGACAACGGGTTCGAGGACGTCGAGCGGCAACCTTCGGCGGTGGCAGCCGCGATGGCATCCGACATACTCGCGGCCCTTCCGGATGGCGTCGATAGTGACATGACTGCAGGTGCGATGGAGTTTTCGGGCGGCGAGCGGCAGCGCCTGCGGCTTGCCAGGGCGCTGAGTACTGCACCCGAGGTGCTTGTTCTGGTGGATCCCACGGCTGCGTTGGATGTCTCTACCGAGTCCGCCGTCGTGTCGCGTATCCGTGAACTGCGTGCCGGCCGGACGACAGTCGTTCTGACACACAGTGTCCCGCATCTGGTGCACGCCGACCGAGTCGTCGTGCTCGGGGGTGCAGGAGACGACGTCGCCGCTGTGGGCACGCACCGAGACCTTCTGCAATTGCCGGAATATCGAGGGCTGGTCCGCCGGCTGCGAGGTGAAGCGTAG
- a CDS encoding ABC transporter ATP-binding protein — MPASVIPVADRSEVRRAAVFILRRHRSMALASLLAYAASVAAGLLSPYLLGLVVDQVRNGTDRVWAIAGWMLAALAIEAVTLWLATYLSGALAETIAAELREDAIRSVLAAPLATVEAIPVGELLSRVTRDIDALVRGTRNSLPAVIVTSLMMVMTLGAMVLLGWKYLVAFLLCLPILIPVTRWFLRRSRPAFLANQAAKAVATQVLAESGAGAPTLARHGWGSWWDRRIVDACNDVRDAERGVLRLQSTFWVIADFGRTVPIATVLLLGGIAYLHDATPLAAVTAGALYAQNLAVHIDTVLAHQNQLQVGGAAFARILGLQGFVHSSASGKVLESHNIDGRTSVDTTADLIVSEVFFSYPCDPSRGSVRDVLKGITLTVPAGQRVAIVGPSGAGKTTLGRVISGLDAPRSGGVRYGDVPLAELPSEVVRRTVGMLSQHSFVFSGSVADNLRIAAPTANDENLAEVLAAVGAASLLNTFMLDRPIAEGPRPLTPVEEQQLSLARMVLAKPQVVVLDEATAQFDPLTARHLETAVRQLLFGSTIITIAHRLRIAQDADRVLVMSAGAIVQDGTHDQLIARDGPYRTLWSDWEN, encoded by the coding sequence GTGCCCGCATCGGTGATTCCTGTTGCGGATCGGTCCGAGGTCCGCCGCGCAGCTGTCTTCATTCTGCGTCGGCATCGGAGCATGGCGCTGGCGTCGCTGTTGGCGTACGCCGCGTCGGTGGCGGCTGGACTGCTGTCGCCCTACCTCCTCGGCCTGGTGGTGGATCAGGTTCGGAACGGGACCGATCGAGTGTGGGCGATCGCAGGCTGGATGCTGGCCGCGTTGGCGATCGAGGCCGTCACGCTGTGGTTGGCCACGTACCTGTCCGGCGCGCTGGCCGAGACGATCGCGGCAGAACTCCGGGAGGACGCCATCAGGTCGGTCCTCGCGGCACCGTTGGCGACGGTGGAAGCGATTCCTGTCGGCGAACTACTCAGCCGGGTGACCAGGGATATCGATGCATTGGTGCGGGGCACTCGTAATTCGTTGCCCGCGGTGATCGTCACCTCTCTGATGATGGTGATGACGCTCGGTGCGATGGTCCTACTCGGGTGGAAATATCTCGTTGCGTTTCTGCTGTGCCTGCCGATCTTGATTCCCGTGACCCGTTGGTTCCTGCGTAGATCCCGCCCCGCCTTCCTGGCGAACCAAGCTGCAAAGGCTGTCGCGACGCAGGTATTGGCAGAGTCCGGTGCCGGAGCCCCCACCTTGGCTCGGCACGGCTGGGGGTCGTGGTGGGACAGGCGGATCGTCGACGCCTGCAACGACGTCCGCGATGCTGAACGGGGCGTTTTGCGATTGCAGTCGACCTTCTGGGTGATCGCCGATTTCGGTCGCACTGTTCCGATTGCCACGGTGCTGCTACTCGGCGGGATTGCTTACCTCCACGATGCAACGCCACTTGCTGCAGTGACGGCCGGAGCTTTGTACGCGCAGAATTTGGCTGTTCACATCGACACCGTGCTCGCCCATCAGAATCAACTCCAGGTAGGCGGGGCGGCGTTCGCTCGCATCTTGGGCTTGCAGGGATTTGTTCACAGCAGTGCCTCCGGAAAGGTACTGGAAAGCCACAATATCGACGGTCGCACTTCCGTCGACACCACTGCCGATCTCATCGTGTCGGAAGTGTTCTTTTCGTATCCCTGCGATCCATCCCGCGGGTCGGTCCGTGACGTACTGAAAGGCATCACGCTGACGGTCCCCGCCGGTCAGCGAGTTGCCATCGTCGGGCCGTCAGGCGCTGGGAAAACTACCTTGGGACGGGTGATCTCGGGACTCGATGCCCCTCGATCCGGGGGTGTTCGGTACGGCGACGTTCCGCTGGCGGAATTGCCCTCCGAGGTAGTGCGTCGAACGGTGGGAATGCTCTCGCAACACTCTTTCGTATTCAGTGGCAGTGTTGCCGACAACCTGCGCATTGCCGCGCCGACGGCTAACGACGAGAACCTCGCTGAGGTTCTGGCAGCAGTAGGCGCGGCGAGCCTGCTGAACACTTTCATGTTGGACCGGCCGATTGCGGAAGGACCACGGCCGCTGACTCCTGTCGAGGAACAGCAGCTTTCGTTGGCGCGCATGGTGTTGGCGAAACCGCAGGTGGTCGTTTTGGACGAGGCAACGGCGCAGTTCGATCCGCTCACCGCTCGCCATCTCGAAACAGCGGTCCGGCAGCTCCTCTTCGGAAGTACCATCATCACCATTGCGCACCGGCTGCGCATTGCGCAGGACGCCGATCGGGTCTTGGTCATGTCCGCTGGTGCGATCGTGCAGGACGGCACTCATGATCAGCTCATCGCCCGTGACGGCCCGTACCGCACGCTGTGGTCGGACTGGGAAAACTGA
- a CDS encoding response regulator has protein sequence MRVIVAEDSTLLREGLVRLLVDEGHDVIASVGDADALLAAVEQDRPDIVVTDVRMPPDHSEEGLRAALTIRDRWPDVAVLVLSQYVENRYAAELISGSGGKVGYLLKDRVAQVDEFLDALNRVADGGTAFDPEVVRQLLSRSTRSNPLERLTPRERGVLELMAQGLTNARIAADLYISVSSVEKHINAVFDKLGLANSTGMSRRVMAVVAYLRSHSDP, from the coding sequence GTGCGGGTGATCGTCGCCGAGGACTCCACGTTGCTGCGTGAGGGTCTGGTGCGCCTGCTGGTCGACGAGGGCCACGACGTGATCGCGTCCGTGGGCGACGCCGATGCTCTCCTCGCCGCCGTGGAACAAGATCGTCCGGACATCGTGGTCACCGACGTCCGGATGCCTCCCGATCACAGCGAGGAGGGACTACGGGCAGCACTGACGATTCGCGATCGATGGCCGGACGTGGCGGTGCTCGTACTCTCCCAGTACGTCGAAAACCGCTACGCGGCAGAGCTGATCAGCGGATCCGGAGGCAAGGTCGGATATCTGCTGAAAGACCGCGTCGCGCAAGTCGACGAGTTTCTGGACGCTCTGAACAGGGTTGCCGACGGCGGGACCGCCTTCGACCCGGAAGTGGTGCGACAGCTGTTGTCACGCTCCACGCGATCGAATCCACTCGAACGACTTACTCCCCGAGAGCGCGGTGTTCTCGAGCTGATGGCGCAAGGTCTCACCAATGCGCGAATAGCGGCCGATCTGTACATCTCGGTGAGCTCGGTCGAAAAACACATCAACGCTGTGTTCGACAAACTCGGATTGGCGAACTCCACCGGTATGAGCCGACGCGTCATGGCTGTGGTGGCCTACCTGCGCAGTCACAGCGATCCGTAG
- a CDS encoding sensor histidine kinase, with the protein MLANHGVSPPDLADRMSISSVLRRWLTALTGVLLGSVTAVPALLFTVAAVLALALARVLGRWGLPLRAAVDRGALGLSEWEIRRITRFHGTLHTDVLTPRRCRWYLGVRWTIGLLGTGVVLFLILCVFVAGSMVSAWILNGSWGLVENSDRVDGGLVALVSLPGTLLIFVAVVGVAGVGSLDRWFAVHVLGRQSDRLLHQRVAELTSSRDHVVDAIDDERRRIERDLHDGVQQQLVAVGMLIGRARRAEEPEKLHELLTQAHVASQEAISELREVANRVYPIALDQAGLHTAVETMAERASVPVRFTYELTETLRPAVETVLYFVISEAVTNAAKHASPRLVEVSVTHQRFDRVLATIVDDGPAGPTRAGPACPDCPVVSRQWTAS; encoded by the coding sequence GTGCTGGCAAACCATGGCGTGTCCCCACCCGACCTGGCGGATCGAATGTCGATCAGCTCGGTTCTGCGGCGTTGGCTCACGGCACTGACCGGAGTTCTGCTCGGTAGCGTCACGGCGGTCCCGGCCCTCCTGTTCACCGTGGCAGCAGTACTCGCCCTCGCGCTGGCGCGCGTCCTCGGTCGGTGGGGACTGCCGTTGAGGGCTGCAGTCGATCGGGGCGCACTTGGTTTGAGCGAGTGGGAGATTCGGCGGATCACGCGCTTTCACGGCACACTCCACACAGACGTGCTGACACCTCGCCGCTGTCGCTGGTATCTCGGTGTGCGCTGGACGATCGGACTGCTCGGAACCGGCGTGGTCCTCTTCCTGATTCTGTGTGTCTTCGTGGCCGGCTCGATGGTCTCGGCGTGGATCCTGAACGGCAGCTGGGGGCTGGTCGAGAACTCCGACCGGGTCGACGGTGGACTCGTAGCGCTGGTGTCGCTGCCCGGAACTCTCCTGATCTTCGTCGCGGTTGTCGGGGTGGCCGGGGTGGGCTCGCTGGACCGCTGGTTCGCCGTCCATGTACTCGGCCGGCAGTCGGATCGGTTGCTGCACCAGCGGGTGGCCGAGCTGACGAGCAGCCGCGATCACGTGGTCGATGCCATCGACGACGAACGCCGCCGCATCGAGCGCGACCTGCACGACGGTGTGCAGCAGCAGTTGGTGGCGGTGGGGATGCTGATCGGCCGGGCTCGTCGCGCCGAAGAACCCGAGAAATTGCACGAGCTCCTCACCCAAGCCCACGTCGCATCCCAGGAAGCGATCAGCGAGCTGCGCGAGGTCGCCAACCGGGTGTACCCGATCGCGCTGGATCAGGCCGGTCTGCACACAGCGGTCGAGACGATGGCCGAACGGGCAAGTGTCCCTGTCCGATTCACGTACGAACTGACGGAGACGTTACGTCCGGCGGTGGAGACGGTTCTCTACTTCGTCATCTCGGAGGCGGTGACCAACGCAGCCAAGCACGCCTCGCCTCGACTGGTGGAGGTTTCCGTGACCCATCAGAGGTTCGACCGCGTTCTCGCAACCATCGTCGACGACGGGCCGGCGGGGCCGACCCGTGCGGGTCCGGCCTGTCCGGACTGTCCCGTCGTGTCGCGGCAATGGACGGCATCCTGA
- a CDS encoding DedA family protein, whose product MSNLLIAAAAETEQLDGLAGWAVGVMDALGGPGAAVVVGADNLFPPIPSELVLPLAGFSASQGVFSFGAALFWTTLGSVLGAIIVYAVGALIGRERTRALVARIPLIKASDFDRTEAWFAKHGSKAVLLGRMVPLFRSFISLPAGIERMGMTKFLVLTTIGSLIWNTIFVTAGYQLGENWHLVDAYAEILQKIVVMTVAIAVVVFVALRLRSRRRAGL is encoded by the coding sequence ATGTCCAACTTACTGATTGCTGCAGCTGCCGAAACCGAGCAACTCGACGGGCTGGCCGGATGGGCGGTCGGTGTCATGGACGCGCTCGGCGGCCCCGGTGCCGCCGTTGTCGTCGGCGCCGACAACCTGTTCCCGCCGATCCCGAGCGAACTCGTTCTCCCACTTGCCGGGTTCTCGGCCAGTCAGGGAGTGTTCTCCTTCGGTGCCGCGCTCTTCTGGACGACGCTCGGCTCGGTCCTGGGCGCGATCATCGTCTACGCGGTGGGCGCACTCATCGGACGTGAGCGCACGCGAGCACTGGTGGCGCGGATCCCACTGATCAAGGCCAGCGACTTCGACCGAACGGAAGCGTGGTTCGCCAAGCACGGATCGAAGGCAGTGTTGCTGGGCCGCATGGTCCCGCTGTTTCGCAGCTTCATCTCCCTGCCGGCCGGAATCGAGCGGATGGGAATGACGAAGTTCCTCGTACTCACCACAATCGGCAGTCTGATCTGGAACACCATTTTCGTCACCGCGGGCTATCAGCTGGGCGAGAACTGGCACCTGGTCGACGCGTATGCCGAAATCCTGCAGAAGATCGTCGTCATGACGGTCGCGATTGCTGTCGTCGTCTTCGTGGCCTTGCGGTTGCGGTCTCGCCGCCGGGCCGGTCTGTGA